From a region of the Thermus caldilimi genome:
- a CDS encoding anhydro-N-acetylmuramic acid kinase, giving the protein MRVLGLMSGTSADGVDLVLAEFTGSPPEVAHRVLAHREVAYPEELRMRVLRAMRHADTREIALLHHDLGRFYLEAAFPFRGSAELVALSGQTIWHEPPRATFQLGEPSHLALGLEVPVVYGFRSMDLAAGGQGAPLVAYPDLLLYGEAGKRKAVHNLGGISNLTYFHGKDPSSLLAFDTGPGVCLFDEAAGILGLTWEEATALAEKAKPDEEALKTWLSHPYFQAPPPKTTGREVWRLEHLSPLPQDPARLLRSLLELTARSILEAYRRFVGQVDQVLLAGGGARNRVLVALLSQHLPVSVMENPKVREALAFALLGYLHAIGEVNVLGRATGGRDLRAGQRVEPG; this is encoded by the coding sequence ATGAGGGTACTGGGCCTTATGTCGGGAACCAGCGCCGACGGGGTGGACCTGGTCCTGGCGGAGTTCACAGGCTCCCCTCCGGAGGTGGCTCACCGGGTCCTGGCCCATCGGGAGGTGGCCTACCCGGAGGAGCTGCGGATGCGGGTACTCCGGGCCATGCGCCACGCGGACACCCGGGAGATCGCCCTCCTCCACCACGACCTGGGGCGGTTCTATCTGGAGGCTGCGTTCCCCTTCAGGGGAAGTGCTGAGCTGGTGGCCCTTTCGGGCCAGACCATCTGGCATGAGCCGCCCAGGGCCACCTTCCAACTTGGGGAACCCAGCCACCTGGCCCTGGGCCTCGAGGTGCCGGTGGTCTACGGCTTCCGGAGCATGGACCTGGCCGCAGGAGGCCAGGGGGCTCCCCTGGTGGCCTATCCGGACCTCCTTCTTTACGGGGAGGCGGGAAAGCGCAAGGCCGTTCACAACCTCGGGGGAATCTCCAACCTAACCTATTTCCACGGAAAGGATCCCAGCTCCCTGCTGGCCTTTGATACCGGGCCTGGGGTCTGCCTTTTTGATGAGGCTGCTGGTATCCTGGGGCTCACCTGGGAAGAAGCCACGGCCCTGGCGGAGAAAGCCAAGCCCGATGAGGAGGCCCTTAAGACCTGGCTTTCCCATCCCTACTTCCAGGCTCCCCCACCCAAGACCACGGGCCGGGAGGTCTGGCGGCTTGAGCACCTCTCGCCCTTGCCCCAGGATCCCGCCCGCCTTCTCCGTAGCCTCTTGGAACTCACCGCCCGGAGCATCCTCGAGGCTTACCGGCGCTTTGTGGGTCAGGTGGACCAGGTCCTCCTGGCCGGGGGTGGAGCGAGAAACCGGGTTTTGGTGGCGCTTCTTTCCCAACATCTCCCCGTATCCGTGATGGAAAACCCCAAGGTGCGGGAAGCCCTGGCCTTCGCCCTATTGGGCTACCTCCACGCCATAGGTGAGGTGAATGTGCTAGGCCGGGCCACCGGTGGCCGGGACCTTAGGGCCGGGCAACGGGTGGAACCCGGATAA
- a CDS encoding GntR family transcriptional regulator, which translates to MAHGPLYLELARRLREGILQGNFQDALPPERALSEAFGVSRDSVRKALDLLEEEGLVVRRQGSGTFVAKRATFRTRLRGFSEEMEALGMKPSTRILGVEKGPATPEEAMALGLSPGEEVLRLVRLRLADGEPMALERATLPAWALDEVPPGSLYQALEAKGLRPVRALQRLRAVAAREEARLLGVEPGSPLLHLERISYLQDGRPVERVKSWYRADRYELLVELS; encoded by the coding sequence ATGGCCCACGGCCCCCTTTACCTGGAACTGGCCCGACGGCTCAGGGAGGGCATCCTTCAGGGCAACTTCCAGGACGCCCTCCCCCCGGAACGGGCCTTGTCCGAGGCCTTCGGGGTATCCCGGGATAGCGTGCGCAAGGCCTTGGACCTTCTGGAGGAGGAAGGCTTGGTGGTCCGCCGGCAAGGAAGCGGCACCTTTGTGGCCAAAAGGGCCACCTTCCGCACCCGGCTCAGGGGTTTCAGCGAGGAAATGGAGGCCCTGGGTATGAAGCCCAGCACCAGGATCCTGGGCGTGGAGAAAGGCCCTGCCACCCCAGAGGAGGCCATGGCCCTGGGGCTCTCCCCGGGGGAAGAGGTGCTCCGCCTAGTGCGCCTTAGGCTTGCGGACGGAGAGCCCATGGCCCTGGAACGGGCCACCCTGCCCGCCTGGGCTCTGGATGAGGTCCCCCCAGGTTCCCTCTACCAGGCCCTCGAGGCCAAGGGCTTGAGGCCCGTGCGCGCCCTGCAACGCCTCCGGGCCGTGGCCGCCCGGGAAGAGGCCAGGCTGCTTGGGGTGGAGCCGGGAAGCCCCCTCCTTCACCTGGAGCGGATAAGCTATCTGCAGGACGGAAGGCCCGTAGAACGGGTGAAGAGCTGGTACCGGGCGGACCGGTACGAGCTTTTGGTGGAGCTCTCATGA
- a CDS encoding serine hydrolase domain-containing protein, translating to MRARALLEEAVARGVVPGAALGIVHADGRKEVVHLGLAQRIPEPVPLEEGFYFDLASLTKPLFTLREVLRAVEEGLLDLDDPLSQHLPEMLWLQDHPLKGVSVRALLAHTAGLPAWEALYTWGEGEVLKARVLQHPWPLGEPQYSDIGYILLGLLLERLRGKPLGAFPLPPGLSFSPPPERSVATELCPWRKRVLRGEVHDENAFALGGAAGHAGLFGTLEGVLDQLAAILGGTWLSRAALEEMQRPHGERLLGWERKRPGWQGGSLASEKAFGHTGFTGVGVWVDPERGYAWALLTNAVHPTRHRSSLAPLRRAVGNALAAEVV from the coding sequence ATGCGGGCCAGGGCCCTTTTGGAGGAGGCGGTGGCCAGGGGTGTGGTTCCTGGGGCAGCCCTTGGGATAGTCCATGCGGATGGCCGTAAGGAGGTCGTCCACCTGGGGTTGGCCCAAAGGATACCCGAACCGGTTCCCCTGGAGGAGGGTTTCTACTTTGACCTGGCGAGCCTTACCAAACCGCTTTTCACCTTGCGGGAGGTGCTGAGGGCGGTGGAGGAGGGCCTTTTGGATCTGGATGACCCCCTCTCCCAGCACCTCCCCGAGATGCTCTGGCTTCAGGACCATCCCCTTAAGGGGGTAAGCGTGCGGGCTCTTTTGGCCCATACAGCGGGCCTCCCCGCCTGGGAGGCTTTGTACACCTGGGGGGAAGGGGAGGTTTTAAAGGCCCGGGTGCTCCAGCACCCCTGGCCCTTGGGCGAACCTCAGTACTCGGATATCGGCTACATTCTCCTGGGCCTTCTCCTGGAACGCCTAAGGGGTAAGCCCCTTGGGGCGTTCCCTTTACCCCCTGGCCTTAGCTTCTCCCCGCCTCCGGAGCGGAGCGTGGCCACGGAGCTTTGCCCCTGGAGGAAGCGGGTGCTCCGGGGAGAGGTGCATGATGAAAACGCCTTTGCCCTTGGGGGGGCGGCCGGGCATGCAGGGCTTTTCGGCACCCTGGAGGGCGTTCTGGACCAGCTTGCGGCTATCCTGGGGGGCACCTGGCTTTCCCGGGCAGCCCTGGAGGAAATGCAGAGGCCCCACGGGGAAAGGCTTTTGGGTTGGGAGAGGAAGAGGCCTGGCTGGCAAGGGGGGAGCCTGGCTTCGGAAAAGGCTTTCGGCCACACGGGCTTCACCGGGGTGGGGGTGTGGGTGGACCCGGAGCGGGGGTACGCCTGGGCTCTTTTGACCAACGCCGTGCACCCGACCCGGCACCGGTCCTCCCTGGCCCCCCTGCGCCGGGCGGTGGGAAATGCCCTGGCTGCGGAGGTGGTATGA
- a CDS encoding N-acetylmuramic acid 6-phosphate etherase, whose translation MTEGVAQRYRDLDLWPAGEVLEALYEAQLRAVAALKEALPALEKAAGAAVERLRAGGYLAYAGAGTSGRLAVLDGVELLPTFGFSRVRFLLAGGERAFSEAVEGAEDDLEGGLTLGRSVAPQDVLLAVAASGQTPFTLGVLRGAKEQGALTVALANNPGTPLLLEADHPILLNTGPEPIAGSTRLGAGTAQKVALNLFSTLVMVRLGRVYGNRMARMRVQNAKLRTRAAEMVKEMAGVSGEEAKRLLEVYRDPALAALVALGLGAEEALALLEEKGVRGALVEVRR comes from the coding sequence ATGACGGAAGGCGTGGCCCAGCGCTACCGGGACCTGGACCTCTGGCCCGCAGGGGAGGTTCTCGAGGCCCTTTACGAGGCCCAGCTCCGGGCCGTGGCCGCCCTTAAGGAGGCCCTTCCTGCCCTGGAGAAAGCCGCCGGGGCCGCGGTGGAGCGTCTACGGGCAGGGGGCTACCTGGCCTACGCCGGGGCAGGGACCAGCGGGCGGCTGGCGGTGCTGGATGGGGTGGAGCTCCTGCCCACCTTTGGCTTCAGCCGGGTGCGCTTCCTCTTGGCCGGTGGGGAAAGGGCCTTTTCCGAGGCGGTAGAGGGCGCGGAGGACGACCTCGAGGGGGGGCTAACCCTGGGAAGGAGTGTGGCTCCCCAGGATGTCCTCCTGGCGGTGGCGGCCAGCGGCCAGACTCCCTTTACCCTCGGGGTACTGCGGGGGGCCAAGGAACAGGGAGCCCTGACCGTGGCCCTGGCCAACAATCCCGGAACTCCCCTCCTTCTGGAGGCGGACCATCCCATCCTTCTCAACACCGGGCCCGAGCCCATCGCCGGGAGCACCCGCCTGGGGGCAGGCACGGCCCAGAAGGTGGCCCTAAACCTTTTTTCCACCTTGGTGATGGTGCGTTTGGGCCGGGTTTATGGGAACCGTATGGCTCGCATGCGGGTGCAAAACGCCAAGCTCCGGACCCGGGCCGCGGAGATGGTGAAGGAAATGGCGGGGGTTTCGGGGGAGGAAGCGAAGAGGCTTCTGGAAGTCTACCGGGACCCCGCCTTGGCGGCCTTGGTGGCCTTGGGCCTGGGGGCGGAGGAAGCCTTGGCCCTCCTGGAGGAAAAGGGGGTCAGGGGGGCTTTGGTGGAGGTAAGGAGGTGA